TTGAAAGGAAAAGTCTGGATAGTACTGATCTAGTAATGTGGAGTGGTCTACTGGTTGATTCCCGTCGAGCGACGTGGAATAGCGTTCATCGGTCATCATTGACTCATTGGAATCGATCGATGTGATAGTGTGGGTGTCGATCGATTCCGAGTACTCGGTTTCGTACTCTGCTCCACAGTGGCATGCTGCAATGTAGCCAAGATCATTTCCAAGCTCAACGACGTTGACCTGTTGTCTCACAACTCGAACTAGGTCATAGTGGACGTCTGGATCTATCAGTGTCAGACACAATCTGTTGGTGTTCATGTCACATACAGCTCCTACTGTAGCTTGGAAAGCTCTTCCAAGCAGAAGTGAAGAGTTCCAGTTAAGCTTGATGTCCATGACATGAAAATCTACTGGGACAAGGGCATTACCAATCTGTACCTCTAGGTCTCTTATGATGCCTCCTGGACTCCTTTCTGAAAGATCCACGAAGGTGAAAGATTCTGATGAGGGCTCTATTTTCAGACCCAGCTGGTCTGCCATAACCTTAGGTAGTATNNNNNNNNNNNNNNNNNNNNNNNNNNNNNNNNNNNTTTACCATACATGGTATTGCAAACTTCCCAGGATCACTCTTCTTCTTCAATGTGATCCTTAGTTTCATCATTTCCCTGATGTAATGAAACATTCTCCTAATGTCCTCCTCGGTCTCCTTAGTCTCTCTGAAGAACATCCACAACCGGTGTGTGTAATACACTTCATCAAAAAATTTCTCCACTCGGATTCTGAGGACTCTTTTAGTGAAACCATCCATCTCCTTCTCATTAGCTTCCCTTTTAAGGTGTTTAGGAATCTTCTTCTTCCTTTTCCTTAACACTCTTCCCTCAGTTGCCTCATCAACTTGCATAGGCTCTGGTGTAGTGTCTGAAGGGTTGGTTGTAGGTTCTGTTGGGTTTGCTAAAGGTTTAGGTGGTGGTCTGAGTGCGTTGATTCGGTTACTATCAATAGAAGGTAATCGCACTCGGTAGGTGAGAGGAGCATGTCGATTGATGGGAGGTGAGGGGGGTCGATCGATGTTGGTCTCTCTCTGTCGATCGATGTCTGGCTCATGCGGTCGATCGATTTTGACGTAGAAAGGGGAGGGTGGGTGAGGATGTTTTTCTGCGAATTCGTCATGAGTCATGATTCGAACTACACTACGCTCCGCAGTCGATTCGGCAGATGACGTCGATCGATTTTTAGAGTGTTATATCGATCGATCTTCGTTATGGTCTGTCAATCGATGTGCATCCATTGACATCGGTCGACACCATTGTGATCCGCCGAAGCTCATGGAGCTTTCAACTTCGAAATCTCCTTCTCCAAGCTTCTCATGCTTCACCACTTGCCAGAAATCATCATCTAGGATGGCATTCACGTGGTTTTTTGCTTTCTCAACTCCTACCTCTCTAGCCAAGGCTTCTTGCCTCTTTACAGTGTCTCCAATCTGAGCCACCTGCATTTCAAGCTTCCTCACTTGAGTCCCTAAGGTCTCAATTCTTGTGTTCAGACTGTTATAGGCTGAATCTATCTTCCCATTGAAATCCATAGTGAGTTGTTGCTGTCCTTCCAGAACTCTGTCAAGCATTGCTTCAATCTTGCTTTCCTGAGTCTGTGGTGGTGGATTCTGGTAGTATGAGTTTCCATAGCCTTTGCTGTTGTTGCTGAAAGGTTTCTGGAACTGTNNNNNNNNNNNNNNNNNNNNNNNNNNNNNNNNAGTTTCTGTTTCCACCCTGGTTTCCAGACCTCTAAAATCCAGTTCCTCCAATGTAGTTCACATCTTCTTCTCCTTCATTGTCTACAGCCTCTTCTTCTTCAGGTGAGCAGACCTGCTTCCTAAGAAGCTCATGAACTACATCTAACTTCGCTATAACTTCGTCCATCTATCCTTTCCCTAGGGATGCAACAGACTTCTTCCTTTCGAAGTCAGTGTTCTTGGTGCTGCTGATGTTTGCTAGATTTTCTATCAGTCTCATAGCTTCCACCGGATTCCAGGTGTTAAAGTTTCCCTCACTAGCTGTATCAAGAGCCATCTGATACCTCAAGGCGATACCTCTGAAGAAAGTGCTCAGCAGTTGCACTTCATTAAATCCGTGGTGTGGACAGTCTCGCTGGAAAAACTTGAATCTGATCCACACATCTTTGAAAGACTCTCTAGTCTCTTGCGCGAATGTAGCAATTTTGCTCCTCAAGTCTTCAGCGCGTGCCTCATCAAAGAAGTTTCGCAAGAAAGCATTCTTGATGTCGGCCCAGGATGTTAGAGATTTTGTGGGTAGCTGCTTAAGCCAATGCATCGCTTCTCTAGTCAGAGTATACTTGAAGAGCTTGCACAATAGGTAGTCCTCAGGGACTCCATCCATACGAATAGCAGCGATAAGATCCTCGAACCTCTCCAGATGGTCCATAGGATGCTCGTGCGGTAACCCAAAGTAAGGTAACTGCGACACGAGTGTGTAGTACTGAGGCTTCAGCTTGAAATTCTCCTTCTGAATCTCTGGAAGGCGAATAGCTGATCTGTTGGTGTAGTACTCATCTGGACGATTGTAGTCGGCCAGTGCCTTCGGTGGAGCAGCCTCTTCTACAGGTTGAGCAGCTCCTGTAGCATCAGCATCAGGGATTACATTTCCCTGAGCGTCTAGTTTCTGACATGTTGCATTACGCTGATGACCATCCTGGTCATACAAGTTTCCATTCTCATCCTGTCTGAGAATAACAGTTGCAACCATGTTTCGCGACTGAGGATCGATCGATGTACGCGGTGTAGGATCGATCGATGTCGAACGATGTAGATCGGTCGACGATGAAGGTCGGGTGTCGGTCGATGGGTGGGTGCGAGAATCAGTCGACGTGAAAGCTTCTGCGTCGAGCAATGTGGAACGTTGGTCTTTGCGGATCGAGGGTTCCAAGTAAGCAGGATCTTCTGAGAATAGCAGGTGTGTTTCCTTATTGCTTTTGGTACTGCTGGGCATGTACCTGAAAAGACAAGAAAATTTTTTTTGTGTCAGAATGGGGGTGAAGGAAAGAAATGAATTAATAGCACTAAATCTAAAGGCGATCAAAGCTCCCTGGAAATGGTGCCAAATTTGATACCACTCAAATTACCCTAAGGAGTGAATTACTCTCTCAAATAAGAGGTTCAGTTGTAGTACTTAGGGATCGAATCCACAAGGAGCTAGAGAACCTATTAAATCTAGTAAATTATTAATTCTAAGTGTTTGTTGTTTTATGGTTTAAATGTAAATAGCAATCCTAATTGAGCAAGTCTATTGCTCGACTAACAAGATNNNNNNNNNNNNNNNNNNNNNNNNNNNNNNNNNNNNNNNNNNNNNNNNNNNNNNNNNNNNNNNNNNNNNNNNNNNNNNNNNNNNNNNNNNNNNNNNNNNNNNNNNNNNNNNNNNNNNNNNNNNNNNNNNNNNNNNNNNNNNNNNNNNNNNNNNNNNNNNNNNNNNNNNNNNNNNNNNNNNNNNNNNNNNNNNNNNNNNNNNNNNNNNNNNNNNNNNNNNNNNNNNNNNNNNNNNNNNNNNNNNNNNNNNNNNNNNNNNNNNNNNNNNNNNNNNNNNNNNNNNNNNNNNNNNNNNNNNNNNNNNNNNNNNNNNNNNNNNNNNNNNNNNNNNNNNNNNNNNNNNNNNNNNNNNNNNNNNNNNNNNNNNNNNNNNNNNNNNNNNNNNNNNNNNNNNNNNNNNNNNNNNNNNNNNNNNNNNNNNNNNNNNNNNNNNNNNNNNNNNNNNNNNNNNNNNNNNNNNNNNNNNNNNNNNNNNNNNNNNNNNNNNNNNNNNNNNNNNNNNNNNNNNNNNNNNNNNNNATAAAAACTGCATAGAATAGAATAGATGAATCAATGGAGTTCCAATCACAAATCTCTCTATGATCTTCTCTCCTAAAACTCTCTGCTGAAAATAAGAATACAAAGATGGCCAAAAGCTCTCTTGCCTCCTAACACTTAGGCAAGTATATAACTATTACGTTAAAAATTCGTCAGGGGTAATCATGTAATTTGGTGACGTCTTCGGTTTAAAGTCGGCTGAAACCAAGTCGTGCTTCGGCGTCTCGACATCGATCGATGGTACAGGATGTACATCGATCGATCATAATCTTCAATCGTCGAGGCTTCACTTCTGTATTGATCGACGTCACTGGATGTTCATTGATCGATTGTTTCTTCTTCGTATCGACCTCTGATGGTCAGGTCGGATGAAATCTCTTTTAAGCTCCTAAATGCTCCATAATCATCACTTTGCCCCAAGATACTTCTGAACCTGAAAACATACCTAATAGGATATAATATATAGTATATAAATAGTAAAATACTTATATTCCATGGGTAAAAATGGGTCAAATCCATGGTATATCACAATTCGAGGTGTTCAGCTAACCGTTGCCGTTTTATACGATCAATCCGAATGTTATTCGAGAGAACGAGTTCTTGCGGTTTTTAAATCGTAAAGTTCCAACGATGACTCCGATCGAGATGAAACAAGAGCAGGTTCGATCTGATGCCGAAGGGGGGAGCTACGAGGACGGGACGAAGGCAGGCTGATTGATCCAACTCTCCGATCGGTCGGTACATCCGGTCCAATTCGCTCCTTCGGCGAGATGGACGATGAGTGTTTCACTGTTCGGGATCAGTTGTCTGAGGCCTTGAGTAACCTTTCTCGAAGACTTATCGTGTGAATCCTTTTCGGAATTGTTACGAACTTGATTTTAGGTTTTCACACTTCTCTATTCTTTTGAATTTTATCTTTCTTTTACAAAGAAGACATTTCACGGGAAGTTTCTGACTTTGATTTCGCCGTAACCGATTTTGACCCCAACAGCTATGTAAGTTCTTGATGATTGCACATTAAATGAGGTTCAGGTTTCAATTCCCGGGGAAAACGATTTATTAAACAATTATGCAGACTCCGGAAGAAAGGCTTACAAGGGATGGTGCAAGTAAATCATGTCAGGCGTGGATCTTCATAAGACGGCTCAGGTGATGCAGTTAGGCGAAGATCCTTATAAGGCAGGTAGTATTGTCGGTTGTTGAATCGTCTATGTAATCTTTCTTATAATTTTAATATCATTATAAATCAGCGTTAAAAAAACTTCGTACGATGCAAAACCAATATTTAAAAAATCAGACCGGTAACTGAATCAAAAAGGTTTAGATTAGATTAATATGGTTTGACATGGTTCAGCCGAGTTCAACCAAATTCATATAATTTCAATCAAAAAATAAAAATGGAATTAAATTTAAATGCTTTATTAGTTATTTTTGATAAATTTTACAAAGATAATTAAGTTTAGTTATTAAAATTTCAATAAAAATAACTACGGAATTTTTTAAAGCTACAAACCAAATATAAAATTAATATTTTAACTTTAATATTTATCATTGTAAGTTATGATTGAAAGAAATAAAAACTTTATTTTATATGCTAACAAACCCATTTTTATCCACCCGGTTCACAGTTTAACCGGGTTCGACCGCCAGTTCCATTCGAATTTAAAAACACTGGGAAACCCTATTTTACTTGTAATGACCCTGCACACACAGAGTTCATTTATTCAATGAGAATCACACTTAGAAAGTTATGCAAATATTTGTGTTCTATACAATTCTCTCGATTGCAATCAAATGTGGTATGCTTTTATTTTCTTCTTCTTTTCTGACAAAATATTATATCACGTTTAATTTTTATTATATTTTATATCTCAAAATTTTGTTTTTTATACAGTAATCACACACAAACTTGACACATACAAAATTTATAGTTTAATATAAGCTGAGTAAAAATTTTAGAAACATCGCTAGATATTTTAAAGTCTTGAATATAGTTATATACCAAAATTGAAAATATTTATTAACTATTTAACGGATTGTATTATTCAAACTAAGTCATATTCAACAAAACATATGTGGTAGAAAATGTTATTCTCCATATTTGTTTAGCGCGTGTTTTCTACGCGGTCCAAAATATATATTCAATTCCAATTACGAAAAATTTGTTCTTAGTTACTCAAATAGGCAGACTGATTTTACTATATATCACACTAAACCCTTGGCTGGTAACCATAAATCACATATCATCTTCTCAATATTTTACCATCTTCACTGCTTAAGCATGCCTCCTCCTCCTGTTGCTGTTTACAGATCGGATGATTTCTTAGCCCGTACTGCTTTTTTCCTGAGATTTCCTGTAGCTGCTTTGACTGAAGCACTTGAAAACCGAACTCCCAGTGAACAACGAACTGTAAAATTGATTTATTTTTATATGATGGTTATCTTTCAAAAATACAAATTTACTTATCTTTTTCTCATACTTTAATTGTTCTTTCGTAGTTGATTGGTGAGACGCTCTACCCTTTGGTGGAATTACTCCAGCCATTGTTTGCACCAAAAATCACAGGAATGCTTCTTGAACTACCCCGAACCCAAATCTTTCGGTGCATAGAATCACCAGAAGTCCTCAAAGAGAAGGTTAATGAGGCAATTGATGTTTTAGTGGACTGGTATCCCCAACAGATGAAGCTAAACGAGCATGAAGCTAAGGAGTTTCGAGCAGCCATGCTCTTATCTAAGCTTTGATGTGATTTTGCTTGGTTTAATTATGTTTGATGTTGCATTTTGATTCTGAATAAAAAGCTTAAGAGTCTATCATTATTGGTAATGTACTCAATGTTCTAATGAAAAACTGTTAAAAACATCTATTTTGATTTTATTTGTCCAAAAATAATAATATGGGATTGATTATCTACGCCAAGCCAACCATAAACACAAAACAAGACCAACCATATAACACAAATGCAAAGGCTAAAATAAGTAACCAACCATATTCAATTCTATTTTTGAAAATATATATTCAATTCTAGTTGCGAAAATTATGTTCTTGATTACTTAAATAGGCAAACAGTTTTTTTTATATAGCAGAGTAACCATTGTTCGGTAATCCTACTCACATTTTGTTTTCTTAATTTTCTACCGTCTTCTATTAAGATATTGAGAGAGAGAGAGCACAAAAACTTAAACTGTATCTTATAGATTAGTGAATCATGTTCAATGTGTTTCCTTTATATACATGTATACGGTATATAGAGAAGTATACTAAGCCTCTGTTTCTATACAAGTATTAGAGAGTCTAGTATACTCAATACGCCCCTCTCAAGCCTCTGAAACAGAAGGTAGAGTTGATGAAGTGGAAGGTAGAGATGATGAAGTGGAAGTTGAAGATGATGATGGAGTGAAGAGGCTTGAAACAGACATACGAGAGAGGATGTGATGGAATGGAGATGGATGAAGCGGCTTAGTGAAGATATCTGCATGATTGTCAGCACTGATAACATGTATGAGCTTGATGAAGCCCTTCTTGACCTGATCACGCGTCCTGTGACAATCAATCTCTATGTGCTTCGTGCGTTCATGAAACACCGGATTAGTCGCAATGTGAATGGCAGACTTGTTGTCACAAAAGAGCTTAGCCATGTGGTGAACCTTGATCTTCAAATCAGTAAGCAACTGCTGTAACCAGATAAGCTCACAAGTCGCCAAAGCCATGCTTCGATACTCTGCTTCAGTACTACTTCTACTCACTGTCTGCTGCTTCTTACACTTCCAACTTATCAAGGATTTACCAAGATACACACATAAGACAGTAACAGAGCGTCGAGTATCAGGACAAGAAGCCCAATCTACATCTACAAAAGCATTTAAGCATGTCTCTGAGTCAGCAGCATAGAATAGACCTTGGCCAGGATTAGACTTCAGATAACGAATGATCCTTTGAGCAGCCTGAAAGTGGACATCAGTAGGAGCAGATAGAAACTGACTCAACCAATAGACAACATAAGTAATATCAGGCCGTGTTATCGTGAGATAGAGCAACCGTCCAATCAACTCACGATAAGGAGTAGCATCAGGCAAAGAGACTCCAGTAGTTGCACTCAAAGGAATAGAGGGATCCATTGGGACTGCACACGGCTTTGATGCAAGCAAAACCGTATCAGCAAGAAGATCCAATGCATACTTCCGTTGAGAGACAGAAATGCATGTCGAGTTTCTTGCTATCTCCAGTCCAAGAAAGAATCGAGCAGGACCTAAGTCTTTGATCTTGAAAGCTTGATGAAGAACCTTCTTAACATCAAGAACAGCTTGAGGATCATTGCTAGCGATGAGAATATCATCAACGTAGACAAGCAACGCAATAAAGGATGATCCAGAGGTCTTCACAAAGAGAGAGTGATCTCCTGGAGAAGGTGAGAACCCATCAGCTAGAAGAACGGAAGAGAAGCAGTTGTACCATTGTCTAGACGCCTGCTTAAGACCATAGATTGATTTGTTGAGACGACAAACCGGATTTGGTGGCAAGCTAACACCAGGAGGTGGAGTATAACCCAATGGTAAGCTCATGTATATCTCCTCATCGAGCTCACTATGCAAAAAAGCATTAGTAACATCCATTTGATCCAGACTCCAACCATGCGAAGCAGCGAGACTAAGAATAAGCTTCACACTGGTCATTTTAGCCACTGGAGAGAAGGTATCTGTGTAGTCAAGGCCCTCTTGTTGTGTATATCCTTTAGCAACAAGACGTGCTTTGGGTCTCTCCACAGTACCATCTGCATTGTATTTGATCATATAGATTCATCTGCAACCCACAACATTTTTATCCGGGGGCAGAGAAACAATAGTGAAAGTCTCATTACGATCCATTCCCTCAAACTCCACATTCATTGCTTTTGTCCAGAACTTAGACTTCATGGCTTGCTTAAAAGATGTAGGTACTGTCTCAAGGGAACATGTAAGAACAGCAT
The DNA window shown above is from Brassica oleracea var. oleracea cultivar TO1000 chromosome C3, BOL, whole genome shotgun sequence and carries:
- the LOC106330303 gene encoding maternally expressed PAB C-terminal protein-like is translated as MPPPPVAVYRSDDFLARTAFFLRFPVAALTEALENRTPSEQRTLIGETLYPLVELLQPLFAPKITGMLLELPRTQIFRCIESPEVLKEKVNEAIDVLVDWYPQQMKLNEHEAKEFRAAMLLSKL